One Epinephelus moara isolate mb chromosome 20, YSFRI_EMoa_1.0, whole genome shotgun sequence genomic window carries:
- the unc45a gene encoding protein unc-45 homolog A encodes MSESEKEKDPAALKEEGNSLFKAGDIQGAICCYTKALKLSDNQEESAVLYRNRSACYLKQEEYSKAEADASKALDTDPGDVKARFRRAQAYQKLGRLDQAFLDTQRCAQLEPKNKAFQDLLRQLGAQIQHKSAQLNSTDARVQQMFSLLLDASAKDSDRQKAAQNLVVLSREDAGAEQIFRNDGVKLIQKLLQSKQEDVVLSALRTLVGLCTGHQSRTMAIVNELGMEQLCAVMGSGASAVSLAACHLLQVMFEALTEGMKKEIRGKDEAILPEPSKELRSMLRHLLEMMQASNVSGPGRDSAINLLVKQVPRKSFKNPDNSLTLWVIDQGLKKILEVAGTVPELLQGPPLTDNSHMSCSVLLSKLYDDLKSDKERDNFIKLCEEYVQQHFNRQGLDSKLRAIQTVSVLLQGPSDVGNRTLEMSGMMDAVISLCASEDVIHQQVAVETLIHAAGKAKRASFITANGVALLKDLYKKSENDRIRVRALVGLCKLGSAGGTDFSMKQFAEGSTLKLAKQCRKWLCNESLPATSRRWSVEGLAYLTFDADVKEDLVEDKNALLAMFELAKSEDKTVLFAVGSTLVNCTNSYDVEKPDPQMVELAKYAKQHVPEEHPKDAQSYVEKRLVKLLEAGVVSALVCMVKQESPALTEACRECIARVFLALVERQEDRGTVVAQGGGKALIPLASDNTDMGKIKAAQALAKIAITSNPEIAFPGERIYEMVRPLVSLLSLECTLLQNFEALMALTNLAGISDRLRQKIIKEKAVPKIEGYMFEEHDLVRASATECMCNLVLSTEVQKLYLATGNDRLKLLVLYSGEEDERLRRAAAGTLAMLTAEQPELCARIPGTTTHWLEIIQSLLLCDIPDLRHRGVVIVRNMMEAEKSLAETLMESEALEILSVLAKGGEGTPEPVSKIAQSCLDKAVEYSIIMSREGREKGKGTEP; translated from the exons ATGAGTGAGAGTGAAAAGGAAAAG GACCCTGCAGCATTGAAGGAGGAGGGGAACTCGCTTTTCAAGGcaggagacatacagggagctATCTGCTGTTACACCAAAGCATTAAAGCTGAGTGACAACCAAGAAGAGAGTGCTGTGCTTTATCGCAACCGCTCTGCATGCTACCTGAAACAGGAGGAGTACAGCAAAGCAGAGGCTGATGCCTCTAAAG CTCTCGATACAGACCCAGGTGATGTTAAAGCCAGGTTCCGGAGAGCTCAGGCTTACCAGAAACTCGGTCGGCTTGATCAGGCGTTTCTGGATACTCAGCGATGTGCACAGCTGGAACCCAAAAACAAAGCCTTCCAGGATCTGCTTAGACAACTGGGAGCACAGATCCAACACAag TCGGCGCAACTAAACTCCACAGATGCTCGTGTGCAGCAGATGTTCTCCCTTCTCTTAGATGCATCTGCAAAAGACTCAGATCGACAAAAA GCTGCTCAGAATCTAGTGGTGTTATCTCGAGAGGACGCAGGAGCTGAGCAGATCTTCCGTAACGATGGAGTGAAGCTGATTCAGAAACTTCTTCAGTCAAAGCAGGAGGATGTTGTCCTCTCTGCCCTGAGGACCCTGGTAGGGTTGTGCACAGGACACCAGTCTAGA ACTATGGCTATCGTGAATGAGTTGGGGATGGAGCAGCTGTGTGCCGTAATGGGATCAGGAGCCTCCGCTGTGTCTCTGGCTGCCTGCCACCTACTGCAAGTGATGTTTGAGGCTCTGACGGAGGGCATGAAAAAAGAGATCAGAGGGAAAGATGAAGCCATACTTCCTG AACCTTCCAAGGAGCTACGCTCAATGTTACGCCACCTCTTGGAAATGATGCAAGCATCTAATGTGTCGGGGCCGGGCAGAGACAGTGCCATCAACCTCCTGGTCAAACAAGTTCCCCGCAAGTCCTTCAAAAACCCAGATAACTCCCTCACGTTATGGGTGATAGACCAGG GCCTGAAGAAAATCCTTGAGGTAGCCGGGACAGTCCCTGAGCTTTTACAGGGACCACCTCTCACAGACAACTCCCACATGAGCTGCTCTGTCCTGCTTAGCAAACTCTACGACGACCTAAAGAGCGACAAAGAGAGGGACAACTTCATCAAGCTGTGTGAAGAATATGTACA GCAACATTTTAACCGACAAGGCCTAGATAGCAAGCTACGAGCCATCCAGACAGTATCAGTGCTCCTCCAAGGACCAAGCGACGTGGGTAACAGAACTCTGGAGATGTCAGGGATGATGGATGCGGTGATCTCTCTGTGTGCCTCCGAAGATGTAATTCACCAGCAGGTAGCGGTGGAGACTCTCATCCATGCTGCAGGCAAGGCCAAGAGAGCCTCCTTCATCACGGCCAACGGCGTCGCTCTCCTGAAGGATCTCTACAAGAAGAGCGAGAATGACAGGATACGTGTGAGAGCCCTGGTG GGTCTGTGCAAGCTTGGATCAGCAGGAGGGACAGACTTCAGCATGAAGCAGTTTGCCGAGGGATCCACGCTAAAGCTTGCCAAGCAGTGCAGGAA GTGGCTGTGTAATGAGTCTCTGCCGGCAACCTCCCGCCGGTGGTCTGTGGAGGGCCTCGCCTACCTCACTTTTGATGCTGATGTGAAGGAGGACTTAGTGGAAGACAAGAACGCTCTCCTCGCCATGTTTGAGCTGGCAAAG tCTGAGGATAAAACAGTGCTCTTTGCTGTGGGCTCCACCTTAGTAAATTGCACCAACAGCTATGATGTGGAGAAGCCAGACCCTCAGATGGTAGAGCTGGCCAAGTATGCAAAGCAGCATGTGCCCGAGGAGCATCCCAAG GATGCACAGTCCTACGTGGAGAAACGTCTTGTGAAGCTGCTGGAGGCTGGTGTGGTGTCTGCGTTGGTGTGTATGGTCAAACAGGAGAGTCCTGCCCTCACCGAGGCTTGCAGAGAATGTATCGCCAG GGTCTTCTTGGCTTTGGTGGAACGTCAGGAAGACAGAGGCACGGTGGTGGCACAGGGTGGAGGAAAG gctctgATCCCACTGGCATCTGACAACACAGACATGGGTAAAATCAAAGCAGCACAAGCCCTCGCAAAAATCGCCATCACATCAAACCCAGAGATTGCCTTCCCAGGAGAAAGG ATCTATGAGATGGTGCGCCCCCTTGTCAGTCTTCTGAGTCTTGAATGCACCCTGCTGCAGAACTTCGAGGCACTCATGGCTCTTACCAACCTGGCCGGCATCAGTGATAGACTAAG ACAAAAGATCATAAAAGAGAAGGCAGTCCCAAAAATTGAAGGCTACATGTTTGAGGAGCACGACCTGGTCCGAGCTTCTGCCACAGAGTGCATGTGTAATCTGGTTTTAAGCACAGAG GTGCAGAAGCTGTACCTGGCCACAGGAAACGATCGCCTGAAGCTGCTTGTGCTCTACAGTGGAGAGGAGGACGAGAGGCTGCGGAGAGCTGCTGCAGGAACTCTGGCCATGCTGACCGCTGAGCAGCCTGAGCTCTGCGCCCGCATACCTGGAACA ACGACCCACTGGCTAGAGATCATACAGTCGCTATTGCTCTGTGACATACCCGACCTGCGCCACCGTGGAGTGGTCATAGTGCGgaacatgatggaggcagagaaGAGTCTGGCCGAGACGCTCATGGAGAGCGAGGCTCTGGAGATTCTTTCTGTCTTGGCGAAGGGAGGAGAGGGCACGCCGGAGCCTGTTTCTAAGATAGCTCAGAGCTGTCTGGACAAGGCG